A genomic stretch from Gemmatimonadota bacterium includes:
- a CDS encoding TVP38/TMEM64 family protein: MEPKAASDAPDERSASRWTWLLPLLVLGGLAVLYAVWGPFQSFVDGAYGALASGERARIERWTQGFGAWGVAAVVALMLFQTLVPFLPSLAPMVVAVLVYGPVQGGLLAWGGMLLAAAFGYGIGRGVGPATVDRLLGSAAERKVTRFVRRYGWWSVIAARISPAFSTDAVSIVAGLARMRFLRFLLATGLGTLPLVILVAWLGADVDRLGTGLIVVSALSLAALAIWVVYDRRRRARGEEEPRAGASAVG; this comes from the coding sequence ATGGAGCCCAAGGCCGCATCCGATGCGCCCGATGAACGGAGTGCCAGCCGCTGGACCTGGCTCCTGCCCCTGCTCGTGCTCGGTGGGCTCGCGGTGCTGTACGCCGTCTGGGGTCCCTTCCAGTCGTTCGTGGACGGGGCCTACGGCGCTCTCGCCAGCGGGGAGCGCGCGCGCATCGAGCGTTGGACCCAGGGCTTCGGCGCCTGGGGCGTGGCGGCGGTCGTCGCGCTCATGCTGTTCCAGACCCTGGTGCCGTTCCTCCCCTCCCTGGCTCCGATGGTGGTCGCGGTGCTGGTCTACGGGCCGGTCCAGGGAGGACTGCTGGCCTGGGGCGGGATGCTGCTGGCGGCTGCCTTCGGCTACGGCATCGGCAGGGGTGTGGGTCCCGCGACCGTGGATCGATTGCTGGGCAGCGCCGCCGAGCGGAAGGTCACGCGCTTCGTGCGCCGCTACGGGTGGTGGAGCGTGATCGCGGCCCGGATCTCTCCGGCCTTCTCCACCGACGCGGTCAGCATCGTCGCCGGTCTGGCCCGCATGCGTTTCCTGCGCTTCCTGCTGGCGACCGGCCTCGGCACGCTGCCTCTCGTGATCCTGGTGGCCTGGCTCGGCGCGGACGTGGATCGCCTGGGCACCGGTCTGATCGTCGTGTCCGCGCTCAGCCTCGCCGCGCTGGCGATCTGGGTCGTGTACGATCGTCGACGGCGTGCCCGCGGCGAGGAGGAGCCGCGCGCGGGCGCGTCGGCCGTCGGGTGA
- a CDS encoding MmgE/PrpD family protein, with amino-acid sequence MTAPSLSRRLARGIRTRTAHPDDLDRAERYVRDWLGCWAAGGTTPPGRALRAHAAGEDALDERLFVAAALSHITETDDLHRGSVTHPGCVVVPTALVLGHALQVSGARVLHAVLAGYEAMLRVGEALGPAHYRLFHNTATAGVFGSAAAAATLLDLDEDAWVWAFGNAGTQAAGLWQFNEDATMSKHLHAGHAASAGARAARLAHQGFTGPDCILEGERGFFRALCPDADPEAILRPASGWKLPETSLKPYPCCRHTHPAIDAALMLRPRLEAAGTLSGSLRSLRISTYGAGRDVTDAPAPTTTYAAKFSMQFCVASALLRGSPGLSSFEGSALEDPTVRAAMAVAGVDEDPGLEAAYPARWGAVVEVVDGAGRTWVERCDAARGDPEAPLDDAALDDKVRGLFRYGGWSEEAAETLCTASRALRTGPSFALR; translated from the coding sequence ATGACGGCACCCTCGCTCAGCCGCCGCCTCGCCCGCGGGATCCGCACACGCACGGCGCACCCGGACGATCTCGACCGCGCCGAACGCTACGTGCGTGATTGGCTCGGGTGCTGGGCCGCGGGCGGCACGACGCCTCCCGGGCGGGCGCTGCGCGCCCATGCCGCGGGGGAGGACGCACTGGACGAGCGGCTGTTCGTCGCGGCCGCGCTCTCCCACATCACCGAGACGGACGACCTGCACAGGGGATCCGTGACGCACCCGGGGTGCGTCGTGGTGCCCACGGCTCTCGTGTTGGGACATGCCCTGCAGGTGTCGGGCGCGCGCGTCCTGCACGCCGTGCTGGCCGGATACGAAGCCATGCTGCGCGTGGGTGAAGCGCTGGGGCCTGCGCACTACCGGCTCTTCCACAACACGGCCACGGCAGGCGTGTTCGGCAGCGCTGCGGCTGCGGCCACGTTGCTGGACCTGGATGAAGACGCCTGGGTCTGGGCCTTCGGCAACGCCGGCACGCAGGCGGCCGGCCTGTGGCAGTTCAACGAGGACGCCACCATGTCCAAGCACCTGCACGCCGGTCACGCGGCGAGCGCGGGTGCACGAGCCGCGCGGTTGGCCCATCAGGGCTTCACGGGACCCGACTGCATCCTCGAAGGCGAGCGCGGCTTCTTCCGGGCGCTCTGCCCGGACGCCGATCCCGAGGCGATCCTGCGCCCGGCTTCCGGTTGGAAGCTACCCGAGACCTCGCTCAAGCCGTACCCGTGTTGCCGACACACGCACCCCGCGATCGACGCGGCGCTGATGCTACGACCGCGGCTCGAGGCAGCGGGCACCCTGTCCGGCTCCTTGCGCTCGCTGCGGATCTCCACCTATGGAGCCGGTCGGGACGTCACCGACGCGCCGGCTCCCACCACGACGTACGCCGCCAAGTTCAGCATGCAGTTCTGCGTGGCGAGCGCGCTGTTGCGCGGCAGTCCCGGGCTGTCCTCCTTCGAGGGCAGCGCGCTGGAGGATCCCACCGTGCGGGCCGCCATGGCCGTCGCGGGAGTGGACGAGGATCCCGGGCTGGAGGCCGCGTACCCTGCGCGTTGGGGCGCCGTCGTGGAGGTCGTGGACGGCGCGGGCCGCACCTGGGTGGAGCGCTGTGACGCGGCCCGCGGCGACCCGGAGGCTCCGCTGGACGACGCGGCGCTCGACGACAAGGTCCGCGGCCTCTTCCGGTACGGCGGATGGAGCGAGGAGGCGGCGGAGACGCTGTGCACGGCGTCGCGCGCGCTGAGGACCGGGCCGTCGTTCGCGCTCCGGTGA
- a CDS encoding MaoC family dehydratase N-terminal domain-containing protein has product MTAPDLQAWVGRTRQVVERLHPFPAQAFAALLDLDPAAISTGTLLRPGWHWLYFHSPTRTSELGADGHERRGAFLPPVPLPRRMWAGGRLEFLHPIPLGVEAARHSTITAIEEKDGRSGPLVFVTVTHEVRVDGTLAVREEQDLVYRQPAPLGPAAAGAGDADLSDLRVLQRFPTDAVTLFRFSALTYNGHRIHYDHPYTTSVEGYPDLVVHGPLLALLLLGAADREARPGRVVRFAYRGLAPVFCGEEVVIGAEPSTQHERTLVAATARGPAMRAQALVTSDTRDEQPS; this is encoded by the coding sequence ATGACCGCTCCGGACCTCCAGGCATGGGTCGGCCGCACGCGACAGGTGGTCGAGCGCCTGCACCCCTTTCCCGCGCAGGCCTTCGCCGCGCTCCTGGACCTCGATCCGGCCGCGATCTCCACCGGCACCCTCCTGCGTCCCGGCTGGCACTGGCTCTACTTCCACAGCCCCACCCGCACGTCGGAGCTCGGAGCCGACGGGCACGAGCGCAGGGGCGCGTTCCTTCCCCCGGTCCCTCTGCCCCGTCGCATGTGGGCGGGTGGACGTCTGGAGTTCCTGCACCCGATACCGCTGGGCGTCGAAGCCGCACGGCACTCCACCATCACCGCGATCGAGGAGAAGGACGGACGCAGCGGCCCGCTGGTGTTCGTCACCGTGACGCACGAGGTGCGGGTCGACGGCACGCTGGCGGTGCGCGAAGAGCAGGATCTCGTGTACCGGCAACCGGCACCGCTGGGACCGGCCGCCGCGGGCGCGGGGGACGCCGACCTGTCGGATCTGCGCGTGCTGCAACGGTTCCCCACCGACGCCGTGACGCTGTTCCGGTTCTCGGCGCTCACCTACAACGGACATCGGATCCACTACGACCACCCGTACACCACATCGGTGGAGGGCTACCCGGATCTCGTGGTGCACGGACCGCTGCTCGCGCTGCTGCTGCTGGGAGCAGCGGACCGGGAGGCGCGCCCGGGGCGTGTGGTCCGCTTCGCGTACCGCGGGCTGGCTCCGGTCTTCTGCGGCGAGGAGGTCGTGATCGGCGCGGAGCCTTCCACGCAGCACGAAAGGACCCTGGTCGCCGCAACGGCGCGCGGGCCCGCGATGCGGGCGCAGGCGCTCGTCACCTCCGACACGCGAGACGAGCAGCCCTCATGA
- a CDS encoding CoA ester lyase: protein MDPRLRARRMILFVPGDRPDRFSKAFATAADAVCLDLEDAVAPAAKDDARARVQAFLRQRGQQQPDGTGSETTVRISALESEAGRLDLEALATAGAWPDALLIPKTDDPAALRALAAHLEASAGPTAPALIPLIETARGLHRVEAVATATPRVAALALGGFDLCAELGAEPGWDTLLYARSRLVHAAALAGVGALDTPFLAIDDPEGLEAESRRARALGFVGKLAIHPVQVPVLARAFAPTPEQEAWARRVVEAADGAPEGVFALEGRMIDAPLVRAARQVLARAIAHPSTP from the coding sequence GTGGATCCCCGTCTGCGCGCGCGCCGCATGATCCTGTTCGTGCCCGGAGACCGGCCCGACCGGTTCTCCAAGGCCTTCGCGACCGCAGCGGACGCGGTCTGCCTCGACCTCGAAGACGCCGTCGCGCCGGCGGCCAAGGACGACGCGCGGGCGCGGGTGCAGGCGTTCCTGCGACAAAGAGGGCAGCAGCAGCCGGACGGCACGGGTTCCGAGACCACGGTGCGCATCAGCGCGTTGGAGAGCGAAGCCGGACGGCTCGACCTCGAGGCGCTGGCGACTGCAGGCGCGTGGCCCGACGCGCTCCTGATTCCCAAGACGGACGACCCGGCAGCGCTGCGCGCGCTCGCGGCCCATCTCGAAGCGAGCGCCGGCCCGACGGCGCCGGCCTTGATCCCGTTGATCGAGACGGCGCGGGGGCTGCACAGGGTGGAGGCCGTCGCCACTGCCACCCCCCGGGTGGCGGCGCTGGCCCTGGGCGGCTTCGACCTCTGTGCCGAGCTCGGCGCCGAGCCCGGGTGGGACACGTTGCTCTACGCGCGCTCCCGGCTCGTGCACGCAGCGGCCCTGGCGGGGGTCGGCGCCCTGGACACCCCGTTCCTCGCGATCGACGACCCCGAGGGCCTGGAGGCGGAGAGCCGCCGTGCACGCGCGCTCGGGTTCGTGGGCAAGCTCGCGATCCACCCCGTGCAGGTGCCCGTGCTGGCCCGCGCGTTCGCGCCGACCCCCGAGCAGGAGGCGTGGGCCCGGCGCGTCGTGGAGGCCGCGGACGGCGCCCCCGAAGGCGTGTTCGCCCTCGAAGGCCGCATGATCGATGCTCCGCTCGTGCGCGCGGCGCGCCAGGTGCTCGCGCGCGCGATCGCTCACCCGTCCACCCCGTAG
- a CDS encoding acyl-CoA dehydrogenase family protein yields the protein MDAELREAVRSLCRRYPDAYWQELDGSRTYPEAFVRELTDAGFLSCLIPEAYGGGGLGMREAAAILEEINRSGANAAACHAQMYTMGTVLRHGSDAQKERWLPGIARGELRLQAFAVTEPDAGSDTTRIRTTATRSGDRYVVRGKKIFISRVQHSDLMVLLARTTPLEQVSKKTQGLSVFLVDLRTLDERLRVRPVDTMINHETNEVFFDDVEIPADSLVGEEGEGFSYILSGMNAERLLLASESIGDALYFTDRATRYVNEREVFGRPIGQNQGVQFPIAAAYVRARAAAALRDEAVALYDAGRPCGAEANMCKLVASEAAWEAANAAMDAFGGYGLAEEYGIARKFREARLYLVAPVSNNLVLSYVGQHVLGMPRSF from the coding sequence ATGGACGCTGAACTCCGCGAGGCCGTGCGCAGCCTCTGCCGCCGGTATCCCGACGCCTATTGGCAGGAGTTGGATGGCAGCCGCACCTATCCCGAAGCCTTCGTGCGCGAGCTGACCGACGCCGGCTTCCTGTCCTGCCTGATCCCCGAGGCCTACGGCGGCGGAGGTCTGGGAATGCGCGAGGCGGCGGCCATCCTGGAGGAGATCAACCGGTCCGGCGCCAACGCCGCGGCCTGCCACGCGCAGATGTACACGATGGGCACGGTGCTGCGGCATGGGTCCGACGCCCAGAAGGAGCGTTGGCTCCCCGGGATCGCCCGGGGGGAGCTGCGGCTGCAGGCCTTCGCGGTCACCGAGCCCGACGCGGGCTCGGACACCACCCGGATCCGCACCACCGCCACCCGTTCGGGGGATCGCTACGTCGTACGCGGGAAGAAGATCTTCATCTCCCGCGTGCAGCACTCCGACCTGATGGTGCTCCTGGCACGTACGACGCCGTTGGAACAGGTGTCGAAGAAGACCCAGGGCTTGAGCGTCTTCCTGGTGGACCTGCGCACCCTGGACGAGCGGCTGCGGGTGCGTCCGGTGGACACCATGATCAACCACGAGACCAACGAGGTCTTCTTCGACGACGTGGAGATCCCCGCCGACAGCCTGGTGGGCGAGGAAGGCGAGGGCTTCTCCTACATCCTCAGCGGCATGAACGCGGAACGCCTGCTGCTGGCGTCCGAGTCCATCGGAGACGCGCTCTACTTCACCGATCGGGCCACACGCTACGTCAACGAGCGCGAGGTCTTCGGGCGACCGATCGGTCAGAACCAGGGCGTGCAGTTCCCCATCGCCGCGGCGTACGTCCGGGCCCGCGCCGCGGCGGCGCTGCGCGATGAGGCGGTGGCGCTGTACGATGCGGGTCGGCCCTGTGGCGCCGAGGCCAACATGTGCAAGCTGGTGGCGTCCGAGGCGGCCTGGGAGGCCGCCAACGCGGCCATGGACGCCTTCGGGGGCTACGGTCTGGCCGAGGAGTACGGCATCGCACGCAAGTTCCGGGAGGCCCGCCTGTACCTGGTCGCGCCGGTCTCCAACAACCTCGTGCTGAGCTACGTCGGCCAACACGTGCTCGGCATGCCCCGGTCGTTCTGA
- a CDS encoding PAS domain S-box protein: MELSSLLPTRAPARRGPRGLVSRYGVAVGAVLAFALLRLVLAPMLGSEAPVLLFMFAIFLSGWWGGLGPGLVATALSAFLATLLFLDPVGALTLTAPADQIRIGLLVLIGILTSVMAEALWRSLRREVGLSGALEEAERRWRLLLDILPAGMYVCDADGRITFFNEMAADLWGRRPQTGEAAERFFGSFRLFRPDGTPLPHHETPMAEAVRGGPGCRSQEVVVEREDGERATALASVQPVRDESGKLNGAINVLADVTELLETQERLRRHEQRLAFVLDAAGVGEWTVDLETGRMDCSERCRVNFAVPPGEPFDTYEHVRARIHPEDRDAQERAVAEAIRTGREYQAEYRLRPTDGPPRWILARGNVVSGPAGVPAEMTGITMDITDRKRAEERLRESEERFREMTDRLPLLVWAQGEDGEQIFVNNTFCRYFGVQRDEMKADRWMSLMHPDDPDTLAYATAFAAAVRERRPFRGRVRVRRSDGEWRWLESWGRPRFDAVGHYLGHIGVSADITERKFAEERLLEQDERKDLFLATLAHELRNPLAPLQSCLEILRLEADESERSRRTREVMERQLTTLVRLIDDLLDVARVSKGHMELRTSRLDLREAIQAAVELSRPLIERRGHALTLHLSSQPVWIEADSTRLAQVFGNLLTNAAKYTDSGGRIDVSLTQDEATVAVRVADTGRGIPPDRLAEVFDMFTQVHGRDDAGQGGLGIGLALVRKLVDLHGGRVEVESAGRDRGSAFTVHLPLAPQRSRERAVPAGEEIRHAPSPARRRILVVDDNRDAAETLARVLTLLGHETHLAFSGASALTSAQALEPDAVFCDIGMPDMDGHEVARRLRAQQHDGLLLVAITGWGTEDDRARALGAGFDLHLTKPIDAARAAQILTRPA, encoded by the coding sequence ATGGAGCTCAGCTCGCTGCTGCCGACACGAGCCCCGGCTCGGCGCGGCCCTCGCGGCCTCGTCAGCCGCTACGGCGTGGCCGTGGGCGCGGTGTTGGCATTCGCCCTGCTCCGCCTGGTCCTGGCACCGATGCTGGGCAGCGAGGCGCCCGTCCTGCTGTTCATGTTCGCGATCTTCCTCTCGGGGTGGTGGGGCGGACTCGGACCGGGCCTGGTGGCGACCGCGCTCTCCGCCTTCCTCGCCACGCTGCTCTTCCTGGACCCGGTGGGCGCACTCACGCTCACGGCGCCCGCCGACCAGATCCGCATCGGGCTCCTGGTGTTGATCGGCATCCTGACCAGCGTGATGGCCGAAGCGCTGTGGCGCTCCTTGCGGCGCGAGGTGGGCCTCAGCGGCGCGCTCGAGGAGGCCGAGCGGCGCTGGAGGCTCCTGCTCGACATCCTGCCCGCAGGGATGTACGTCTGCGACGCCGACGGCCGGATCACGTTCTTCAACGAGATGGCCGCCGACCTGTGGGGGCGGCGACCGCAGACCGGTGAGGCGGCGGAGCGCTTCTTTGGCTCGTTCCGCCTCTTCCGGCCCGACGGGACACCCCTGCCCCACCACGAGACGCCCATGGCCGAGGCGGTGCGGGGTGGGCCCGGATGCCGCAGCCAGGAGGTCGTGGTCGAGCGCGAGGACGGTGAACGGGCCACGGCGCTCGCGAGCGTTCAGCCAGTCCGCGACGAGTCCGGGAAGCTCAACGGCGCCATCAACGTCCTCGCCGACGTGACCGAGCTCCTGGAGACACAGGAGCGTCTGCGCCGTCACGAACAGCGGTTGGCCTTCGTGCTGGACGCGGCGGGCGTGGGGGAGTGGACCGTCGACCTGGAGACCGGACGCATGGACTGCTCCGAGCGCTGCCGCGTCAACTTTGCCGTGCCCCCAGGCGAGCCCTTCGACACGTACGAACATGTGCGCGCGCGCATCCACCCCGAGGATCGGGACGCGCAAGAGCGGGCCGTGGCGGAGGCCATACGTACGGGACGTGAATACCAGGCCGAGTACCGGCTGAGACCGACCGACGGACCGCCACGCTGGATCCTGGCCCGGGGAAACGTGGTGAGCGGGCCTGCGGGAGTCCCCGCCGAGATGACCGGCATCACCATGGACATCACGGACCGGAAGCGGGCTGAGGAGCGGCTGCGGGAAAGCGAGGAGCGGTTCCGGGAGATGACCGACCGCTTGCCACTGCTCGTGTGGGCGCAGGGGGAGGATGGCGAGCAGATCTTCGTCAACAACACCTTCTGCCGCTACTTCGGCGTGCAGCGGGATGAGATGAAGGCGGACCGTTGGATGTCACTCATGCACCCGGACGACCCGGACACCCTCGCGTACGCCACGGCATTCGCTGCCGCTGTGCGGGAGCGACGTCCTTTCCGGGGACGCGTACGCGTGCGGCGTTCGGACGGCGAATGGCGCTGGCTCGAGTCCTGGGGTCGACCGCGCTTCGACGCTGTCGGCCACTACCTGGGCCATATCGGCGTCAGCGCCGACATCACCGAGCGCAAGTTCGCGGAGGAGCGCTTGCTGGAGCAGGACGAGCGCAAGGATCTGTTCCTCGCGACGCTGGCGCACGAGCTCCGCAATCCGCTGGCCCCATTGCAGAGCTGTCTGGAGATCCTGCGCCTGGAGGCGGACGAAAGCGAGCGGAGCCGCCGGACCCGCGAAGTGATGGAACGGCAGCTGACGACGCTGGTCCGTCTGATCGACGATCTGCTGGACGTGGCCCGGGTCTCCAAGGGTCACATGGAGTTGCGCACATCGCGGCTCGATCTGCGCGAGGCCATCCAGGCGGCCGTCGAGCTCAGTCGACCGCTCATCGAGCGCCGGGGGCACGCGCTCACGCTGCACCTCTCTTCCCAGCCGGTGTGGATCGAGGCGGATTCGACACGTCTCGCGCAGGTCTTCGGAAACCTCCTGACCAATGCCGCCAAGTACACCGACTCCGGAGGCCGCATCGACGTCTCGCTGACCCAGGACGAGGCGACCGTCGCCGTCCGGGTCGCGGACACCGGACGCGGGATCCCCCCGGATCGGTTGGCCGAGGTGTTCGACATGTTCACACAGGTGCACGGCCGGGACGACGCGGGCCAGGGTGGGCTCGGGATCGGCCTGGCACTCGTGCGCAAGCTGGTCGACCTGCACGGCGGTCGCGTGGAGGTCGAGAGCGCCGGTCGCGACCGGGGCAGCGCCTTCACGGTCCACCTGCCGCTGGCTCCGCAACGCAGCCGGGAGCGGGCGGTCCCTGCCGGTGAGGAGATCCGCCACGCGCCTTCCCCCGCGCGGCGGCGTATCCTGGTCGTGGACGACAACCGCGATGCGGCCGAGACGCTCGCCCGGGTGTTGACGCTGTTGGGCCACGAGACGCACCTCGCGTTCAGCGGAGCGAGCGCGCTGACCAGCGCCCAGGCGTTGGAGCCCGACGCCGTATTCTGCGACATCGGCATGCCCGACATGGATGGTCACGAGGTGGCCCGTCGTCTGCGCGCGCAGCAGCACGACGGCCTGCTGCTTGTCGCCATCACCGGGTGGGGCACCGAGGACGACCGCGCGCGTGCACTGGGGGCTGGCTTCGATCTGCACCTGACCAAACCCATCGACGCGGCGCGGGCGGCGCAGATCCTGACCCGACCTGCTTGA
- a CDS encoding ATP-binding protein — MTDDEGRTTRSRLTRISRELTYARSTQDVLDLAASSACELLNARRALVLLTDEQGLLRIHAVHGMDHVDGSQFAEPLDERLASRLEELLGDGIAAPFLGVPLVVAHSVVGLLAVRRETRQPPSTYEEQVLSALADQAALAVQSLRDEAARAALEARIGELARDQEERDEAIKMLGHDLRSPLAAIQAYLDLLTGRFLGPLNPRQVDALQRIRSVTDHLTSVVTGMVEMARLTGGEATLRSEPVEVREAVQHALEIVEPSAREAGIRFRLEGPEGLCVLGDGDRLRQVLINLLDNAVKYGPDDSEVTVAWSQRADPADPRAEVAVRDRGPGIPPERLDSLFDPFVRHDGPAPRGRNGLGLGLAIARDLTRKMEGALTVESVVGKGTIFRLVLPVPGRPRPQTRH; from the coding sequence ATGACCGACGACGAGGGCCGCACCACGAGGAGCCGGCTCACCCGCATCAGCCGCGAGTTGACCTACGCCCGGTCCACGCAGGACGTGCTGGACCTGGCGGCTTCCTCCGCCTGTGAGCTGCTGAATGCCCGACGCGCGCTGGTGCTGCTCACGGACGAGCAGGGGCTGCTGCGGATCCACGCCGTCCACGGCATGGACCACGTCGACGGCTCCCAGTTCGCGGAGCCCCTGGACGAGCGCCTGGCGTCGCGCCTCGAGGAGTTGTTGGGCGACGGTATCGCAGCGCCCTTCCTGGGAGTGCCACTGGTCGTGGCCCATTCGGTGGTGGGACTCCTGGCGGTTCGGCGCGAGACCCGCCAACCCCCTTCGACGTACGAGGAGCAGGTGCTGTCGGCGCTCGCGGACCAGGCGGCCCTGGCGGTCCAGAGCCTTCGGGACGAGGCCGCCCGCGCGGCCCTGGAAGCTCGCATCGGCGAGCTGGCGCGCGACCAGGAGGAGCGCGACGAGGCCATCAAGATGCTCGGGCACGACCTGCGTTCCCCGCTGGCGGCCATCCAGGCCTACCTGGATCTGCTCACGGGGCGCTTCCTGGGGCCGCTCAATCCGCGGCAGGTGGATGCGCTACAGCGGATCCGCTCGGTCACCGATCACCTGACCTCCGTCGTCACGGGCATGGTGGAGATGGCGCGTCTGACGGGGGGCGAGGCCACCCTGCGCTCCGAGCCGGTGGAGGTACGGGAGGCCGTGCAGCACGCGCTGGAGATCGTCGAGCCCTCCGCGCGCGAGGCCGGGATCCGCTTCCGCCTCGAGGGCCCTGAAGGGCTCTGCGTGCTGGGCGACGGCGACCGGCTGCGCCAGGTGCTGATCAACCTCCTGGACAACGCCGTGAAGTACGGGCCCGACGACAGCGAGGTCACGGTGGCCTGGTCGCAGCGGGCGGATCCCGCAGACCCCCGTGCCGAAGTCGCGGTGCGCGACCGCGGGCCGGGCATCCCTCCCGAGCGGCTGGACTCCTTGTTCGACCCCTTCGTCCGTCACGACGGACCCGCTCCCCGCGGGCGGAACGGGCTCGGCTTGGGACTGGCGATCGCGCGCGACCTGACCCGCAAGATGGAGGGCGCGCTCACGGTCGAGAGCGTCGTGGGCAAGGGAACGATCTTCCGGCTGGTGCTGCCCGTACCCGGTCGGCCGCGGCCGCAGACCCGACACTGA
- a CDS encoding ATPase domain-containing protein: MTGQRTAFPSEQRLGTGIPHLDDILGGGFPRNSINVLMGHPGTGKTVLAQQLVFHNAREGRPLLYLTTLSEPLPKVITYLQGFDYYDPQRLLDRVVYEDLGAEIAEFGPSAVVDRVRAAIREIGPAVIIIDSFKAIHDLIDSPAVARRLVSELAGIVSAYDTTTFLVGEYDERAIPELPEFAVADAIVELARRSTAKRDERFLRVLKLRGSAYAEGFHAFAISRAGIDVYPRLVSPVRPDALPDAERFASGITGLDALLDHGLWRGSTALVSGATGAGKTMLSLGFLTAGVQADEPGLFLHFQEHPVQVRRTIARAGLDVEDLRRRGLHFQYVSPVELRIDTLLATLFETIAREGIRRVAIDSLTDLQRAAGDAQRLHDYLYALGQRFGTSGVTAFMTAETSPRDAPGSSPTAGVLFPSMVDVLFELGIAPTDPTRRLIRIRKARGIAHDLRPHEFHLDARGARVGPPWEDA; the protein is encoded by the coding sequence GTGACAGGGCAGCGAACCGCCTTCCCGTCGGAGCAGCGACTGGGCACCGGGATCCCCCACCTGGACGACATCCTGGGAGGGGGCTTCCCGCGGAACTCCATCAACGTGTTGATGGGGCATCCAGGGACCGGCAAGACCGTGCTGGCCCAGCAACTGGTCTTCCACAACGCCCGGGAAGGCCGCCCGCTCCTCTACCTCACCACCCTGTCCGAGCCCCTGCCCAAGGTCATCACCTACCTGCAGGGGTTCGACTACTACGATCCGCAACGGTTGCTCGACCGCGTCGTCTACGAGGATCTGGGCGCGGAGATCGCCGAGTTCGGGCCGAGCGCGGTCGTGGACCGGGTGCGCGCCGCCATCCGGGAGATCGGGCCGGCCGTCATCATCATCGACTCGTTCAAGGCCATCCACGACCTGATCGACAGCCCGGCCGTGGCCCGGCGCCTGGTGTCGGAGCTGGCCGGAATCGTGTCCGCCTACGACACGACGACCTTCCTCGTGGGCGAATACGACGAGCGCGCCATCCCCGAGCTCCCGGAGTTCGCCGTCGCGGATGCGATCGTGGAGCTGGCCCGGCGCAGCACGGCCAAGCGGGACGAGCGCTTCCTGCGCGTCCTCAAGCTGCGCGGCAGCGCCTACGCCGAAGGCTTCCACGCCTTCGCGATCTCGCGGGCGGGGATCGACGTCTATCCCCGTCTGGTCTCGCCCGTCCGCCCCGACGCCCTGCCCGACGCCGAGCGCTTCGCCTCGGGGATCACCGGCCTGGATGCGCTCCTGGATCACGGGCTCTGGCGCGGCAGCACCGCGTTGGTGAGCGGCGCGACGGGCGCGGGGAAGACCATGCTGTCCCTGGGGTTCCTCACGGCCGGCGTGCAGGCCGACGAGCCGGGGCTGTTCCTGCACTTCCAGGAGCATCCCGTGCAGGTCCGACGCACGATCGCCCGCGCCGGCCTGGACGTGGAGGACCTCCGCCGGCGCGGCCTCCACTTCCAGTACGTCTCGCCGGTGGAGCTCCGCATCGACACGCTCCTGGCGACCCTGTTCGAGACCATCGCGCGGGAAGGGATCCGGCGCGTGGCCATCGATTCGCTCACCGATCTGCAGCGCGCCGCCGGCGATGCGCAGCGGCTCCACGACTACCTGTACGCGCTCGGTCAGCGGTTCGGCACCTCCGGGGTCACGGCCTTCATGACCGCGGAGACCTCGCCGCGGGATGCCCCGGGTTCCAGCCCGACCGCGGGCGTGCTCTTCCCCTCGATGGTCGACGTGCTGTTCGAGCTGGGCATCGCCCCCACGGATCCCACCCGGCGCCTCATCCGGATCCGCAAGGCCAGGGGGATCGCCCACGATCTGCGCCCACACGAGTTCCACCTCGACGCCCGCGGTGCCCGCGTCGGGCCCCCGTGGGAGGACGCATGA
- a CDS encoding response regulator has protein sequence MQGPGPDASAERRPGAIILVVERDPHVRELEAFFLERAGFDVQLAEDGEQAEALLERLQPDILITEVLVPRLDGLHLCRRVKAARPETKVLVFSILAVSERAQEAGADAFLHKPLEEDALVTTVARLLTLEQEAHP, from the coding sequence ATGCAGGGTCCCGGTCCAGACGCCTCGGCAGAGCGCCGCCCCGGGGCGATCATCCTGGTCGTCGAGCGTGACCCGCACGTGCGGGAGCTGGAGGCGTTCTTCCTCGAGCGCGCCGGCTTCGACGTGCAGCTCGCGGAGGACGGGGAGCAGGCGGAAGCCCTCCTGGAGCGGCTGCAGCCGGACATCCTCATCACCGAAGTGCTGGTCCCGCGCCTGGACGGGTTGCACCTGTGCCGTCGGGTGAAGGCGGCGCGTCCGGAGACCAAGGTGCTGGTCTTCAGCATCCTGGCGGTATCCGAACGCGCGCAGGAGGCCGGAGCGGACGCGTTCCTGCACAAGCCCCTGGAAGAGGATGCGCTGGTCACGACCGTCGCGCGTCTGCTGACCCTCGAGCAGGAGGCCCACCCGTGA